From Streptomyces sp. NBC_00690, a single genomic window includes:
- a CDS encoding universal stress protein gives MTHHVAVGVDGSPEGFAAAEWAATEALLRDVPLRLVHVADKPLTLVVAALAIAASDDSAAGDALLQEAAANLRARHPALEVTTRKRSGRTPAALASEGDEAGLLVLGSRGLGSVSGFLVGSVGTATVGATTRPVVLVRSADGGTADAVNGGTPAPGEAVEGHTGTAADSGQPLGEVVVAVDVHDPVDAPLAFAFEEAARRGCKLRAVHGWRPPFVHGLAFDAATRLEVEREFTRTLRDLLLPWRQRYPSVKVVEEAHAGSAARAVLGATGDAALVVVGRRARRSPLGGHIGPVAHAVMHHATAPVAIIAHG, from the coding sequence ATGACCCACCATGTGGCCGTCGGAGTGGATGGCAGCCCTGAGGGCTTCGCCGCGGCCGAGTGGGCGGCGACGGAGGCCCTGCTGCGCGATGTGCCCCTGCGGCTGGTGCACGTGGCGGACAAACCGCTCACCCTGGTCGTGGCGGCGCTCGCGATCGCAGCGAGCGACGACAGCGCGGCTGGGGACGCCCTCCTCCAGGAGGCCGCAGCGAACCTGCGGGCACGGCACCCGGCGCTGGAGGTCACCACCCGCAAACGCTCGGGCCGGACCCCCGCCGCCCTGGCGTCGGAGGGCGACGAGGCCGGTCTGCTGGTGCTGGGTTCACGCGGGCTGGGCTCGGTGTCGGGTTTCCTCGTTGGCTCGGTCGGAACGGCGACGGTGGGGGCGACCACCCGTCCGGTGGTCCTCGTGCGCAGCGCCGACGGGGGCACCGCCGACGCGGTGAACGGGGGTACTCCTGCCCCGGGCGAGGCGGTGGAAGGACACACCGGGACGGCAGCCGATTCGGGCCAGCCCCTGGGCGAGGTGGTGGTCGCCGTGGACGTCCACGACCCCGTGGACGCACCGTTGGCCTTCGCCTTCGAGGAGGCCGCGCGCCGCGGTTGCAAGCTCCGCGCCGTGCACGGCTGGCGTCCACCCTTCGTCCATGGGCTGGCCTTCGACGCGGCGACCCGGCTGGAGGTCGAGCGGGAGTTCACCCGTACCCTGCGCGATCTGCTGCTCCCGTGGCGGCAGCGATATCCGTCGGTGAAGGTGGTCGAGGAGGCACATGCCGGTTCCGCCGCCCGTGCCGTGCTCGGCGCCACGGGAGATGCGGCCCTGGTGGTCGTGGGACGACGGGCCCGGCGGTCTCCGCTGGGCGGCCACATCGGCCCGGTCGCCCATGCGGTGATGCACCATGCCACCGCCCCGGTGGCGATCATCGCGCACGGTTGA
- a CDS encoding CBS domain-containing protein yields MRHRRVTDLMTPTAVSVQRGTGFKEIARLLDEYGITAVPVVDEDERPVGVVSEADLLRRQTSQTTGNTAESLMSSPAVVAQPHWSAIRAARVMEQHRIKRLPVVDGDGRLTGVISRSDLLQLFLRRDRSIQEEILEDVLTQTLGLSPSALTVDVTDGVVTLSGAVERSSLIPVTVRLCESVDGVVDVVNRLVYEVDDTGGTAWEPVAGAAPHTMGTSAEAAAGGGWER; encoded by the coding sequence ATGAGGCACCGCAGGGTCACCGACCTGATGACGCCCACCGCCGTGAGCGTCCAGCGGGGAACCGGGTTCAAGGAGATCGCCCGCCTCCTCGACGAGTACGGGATCACCGCCGTACCCGTCGTCGACGAGGACGAACGACCGGTCGGTGTGGTCTCAGAGGCCGATCTGCTGCGCCGACAGACCTCGCAGACGACCGGGAACACGGCCGAGTCGCTGATGTCCAGCCCCGCCGTCGTCGCCCAGCCGCACTGGAGCGCGATCCGGGCAGCCCGGGTGATGGAACAGCACCGCATCAAGCGGCTGCCCGTGGTGGACGGGGACGGCCGGCTGACGGGGGTGATCAGCCGTAGCGATCTGCTCCAGCTCTTCCTGCGCCGCGACCGGTCCATCCAGGAGGAGATCTTGGAGGACGTCCTCACCCAGACACTCGGACTGTCCCCCTCGGCCCTGACGGTGGATGTCACCGACGGGGTCGTCACCCTCAGTGGAGCGGTGGAGCGGAGCAGCCTGATCCCGGTGACCGTACGGCTCTGCGAGAGCGTGGACGGCGTGGTGGACGTGGTGAACCGACTGGTCTACGAGGTCGATGACACCGGTGGAACGGCATGGGAGCCGGTGGCGGGGGCGGCGCCCCACACGATGGGGACGAGTGCCGAGGCGGCGGCGGGCGGGGGGTGGGAGCGATGA
- a CDS encoding ABC transporter permease yields the protein MKKFDKERVLLGLAAPVLAIVVAFLVTAVVLAATGKEPFNAFRIMFDYGSKSDSQVYILNKGTTYYLAGLAVAIGFRMNLFNIGVDGQYRLAAFFAAALGGALTLPGIVQIPLIILCAMIVGAMWAGIAGVLKVTRGVSEVVSTIMLNAIATAVIGYLLQVGRLGQLDEAGTKISTKPLPESSHFFEFPTEPAPVWGFIVVAIIAGIAFWFTLARTRFGFDLRTVGQSGSAAEASGVNVKKMIVTSMLFSGAMAGLIGMPTLLNDSYEYGGDFPVGIGFTGIAIALLGRNNPVGIALGALLWAFLERGSGQLEFQGYDKEIVGVIQGVIVLCVVIAYEVVRRYGLKRQQRQVGAKLAAQARNSEKQEVSA from the coding sequence ATGAAGAAGTTCGACAAGGAGCGCGTGCTCCTGGGGCTCGCGGCCCCCGTCCTGGCCATCGTGGTCGCGTTCCTGGTGACGGCCGTGGTGCTGGCCGCCACCGGCAAGGAGCCGTTCAACGCCTTCCGGATCATGTTCGACTACGGTTCCAAGTCGGACAGCCAGGTCTACATCCTGAACAAGGGCACCACGTACTACCTGGCCGGACTCGCGGTGGCCATCGGCTTCCGGATGAACCTGTTCAACATCGGTGTGGACGGTCAGTACCGCCTCGCGGCCTTCTTCGCCGCGGCCCTCGGCGGTGCCCTCACGCTCCCCGGCATCGTCCAGATCCCGCTGATCATTCTCTGCGCGATGATCGTCGGCGCCATGTGGGCCGGTATCGCCGGTGTCCTCAAGGTCACCCGAGGGGTCAGCGAGGTCGTCTCCACGATCATGCTGAACGCCATCGCCACAGCGGTCATCGGCTACCTCCTCCAGGTGGGACGACTCGGACAGCTCGACGAGGCGGGGACGAAGATCTCCACCAAGCCGCTCCCCGAGTCGTCGCACTTCTTCGAGTTCCCGACCGAACCGGCACCCGTCTGGGGCTTCATCGTCGTCGCGATCATCGCGGGCATCGCGTTCTGGTTCACGCTCGCCCGCACCCGCTTCGGTTTCGACCTGCGCACGGTCGGCCAGTCCGGCAGCGCGGCCGAGGCCAGCGGTGTGAACGTCAAGAAGATGATCGTCACCTCCATGCTGTTCTCCGGCGCCATGGCCGGTCTGATCGGCATGCCGACCCTTCTGAACGACTCCTACGAGTACGGCGGCGACTTCCCGGTCGGCATCGGCTTCACCGGCATCGCCATCGCGCTCCTCGGCCGCAACAACCCGGTGGGCATCGCGCTCGGTGCACTGCTCTGGGCCTTCCTAGAGCGCGGCAGCGGCCAACTGGAGTTCCAGGGCTACGACAAGGAGATCGTCGGCGTCATTCAGGGCGTCATCGTCCTCTGTGTCGTCATCGCGTACGAAGTGGTGCGCCGCTACGGCCTGAAGCGCCAGCAGCGGCAGGTCGGCGCCAAACTCGCCGCCCAGGCCCGTAACTCCGAGAAGCAGGAGGTGTCGGCGTGA
- a CDS encoding DUF1876 domain-containing protein gives MTRTLEWKVDLVLSEEDGTTRARAMLETGSGRLTGRGTARCSPADADIPKIGDELAAARAMRDLSGQLMRVADRDLEAMGAAPPAQPSVPDTGWSPAAG, from the coding sequence ATGACACGGACCCTGGAGTGGAAAGTCGATCTCGTTCTGTCGGAAGAGGACGGCACGACCAGAGCCCGCGCGATGCTGGAGACCGGTTCGGGGCGGCTGACCGGACGCGGTACGGCCCGTTGCAGCCCGGCCGACGCCGACATCCCGAAGATCGGGGACGAACTGGCGGCTGCGCGGGCGATGCGGGACCTGTCCGGGCAACTGATGCGGGTGGCGGACCGCGATCTGGAGGCGATGGGCGCCGCACCGCCGGCACAGCCCTCGGTGCCCGACACCGGCTGGTCACCGGCCGCCGGATAG
- a CDS encoding Acg family FMN-binding oxidoreductase, translating to MPARPLDPATVTAVVQDAAAAPSLHNAQPWKFRLLRERSVLQVRVDPTRALPAEDPANRALHLGCGAALFNLRVAAAHQGWEPVTALLPDGSDPALLAEVRLDQPVRADDDLAPLHPAISLRHTSRHPFTHEAVPVEVLDGLSAAALLEGCRLVFPDDWHVQTVLDLVHEAEERAVLDPEARAELASWTRTEVRTEAGDGAPQPGDGIPVSAFGPRPRGTTGPMRDFAQGRPIPGRESVEFEHYPRLGLLGTAEDRPVDWLRAGQALERVLLQATLDGLSTSLTSQALEWPELRWAVREPGAASGGQIQMVIRLGYGPHGTATPRRSVDDMLEIR from the coding sequence GTGCCCGCACGACCACTCGACCCGGCCACGGTGACGGCCGTCGTCCAGGACGCGGCAGCCGCCCCTTCACTGCACAACGCCCAGCCCTGGAAGTTCCGGCTGCTGCGCGAGCGCAGCGTCCTCCAGGTGCGGGTCGACCCCACCAGGGCACTGCCCGCCGAGGACCCCGCGAACCGGGCCCTCCACCTGGGCTGCGGAGCCGCCCTCTTCAACCTGCGGGTCGCGGCGGCCCATCAGGGTTGGGAACCCGTCACCGCACTGCTCCCCGACGGCTCGGACCCGGCGCTGCTCGCCGAGGTGCGACTCGATCAACCGGTCCGCGCCGATGACGATCTGGCCCCGCTCCACCCCGCCATCAGCCTTCGCCACACCAGCCGCCACCCCTTCACCCACGAGGCTGTTCCGGTCGAGGTGCTGGACGGCCTCAGCGCCGCCGCACTGCTGGAGGGGTGCCGTCTGGTCTTCCCCGACGACTGGCACGTACAGACGGTGCTGGACCTGGTGCACGAGGCAGAGGAGCGCGCGGTGCTGGACCCCGAGGCTCGGGCGGAGTTGGCCTCGTGGACCAGGACCGAGGTGCGGACCGAAGCCGGAGACGGCGCTCCCCAGCCGGGCGACGGCATTCCCGTGAGCGCCTTCGGGCCCCGGCCGCGCGGGACCACCGGCCCGATGCGGGACTTCGCCCAGGGCCGGCCGATCCCCGGCCGGGAGTCGGTGGAGTTCGAGCACTATCCGCGGCTGGGGCTGCTCGGGACCGCCGAGGACCGGCCGGTGGACTGGCTGCGGGCGGGCCAGGCGCTGGAGCGCGTACTACTCCAAGCCACCCTCGACGGGCTGTCCACCTCGTTGACCTCGCAGGCCCTGGAGTGGCCTGAGTTGCGGTGGGCGGTACGGGAGCCGGGTGCGGCATCGGGCGGTCAGATCCAGATGGTGATCAGGTTGGGGTACGGCCCCCACGGCACGGCGACCCCCCGAAGGTCCGTGGACGACATGCTGGAGATCCGCTGA
- a CDS encoding BMP family lipoprotein has protein sequence MRQVSKIAVASIAAAAMAFTATACGESSTDGGSSDDSGKLKIGMAYDVGGRGDNSFNDSAARGLDKAKAELGAETKELTARTSETPADRETRLASLAKDGYNPVLAVGFLYKSAVDKIAKDYPDTTFGLVDSVSDAKNVDSIVFTEEQGSYLAGVAAALKSKDGKIGFIGGVDLPLIKKFAAGFEQGVLETNPKATVQIQYLSTGTDTSGFTSPDKGKAAAQGMLDKNIDVIYTAAGGSGAGAIAAVAAKPGTWGIGVDSDQAKDPALSKYAASILTSVVKNVDTGVFELAKSVKDGKPLTGVHTYSLAENGVSLTTTGDHLKDIQPKLDEAKKKIIDGQIKVKTTT, from the coding sequence TTGCGCCAGGTATCGAAGATCGCGGTCGCGTCCATCGCAGCCGCGGCCATGGCATTTACCGCCACTGCGTGTGGCGAATCGTCGACTGACGGCGGCAGCTCGGACGACAGCGGCAAGCTGAAGATCGGCATGGCCTACGACGTCGGCGGCCGTGGCGACAACTCCTTCAACGACTCCGCCGCGCGTGGTCTGGACAAGGCCAAGGCCGAACTCGGTGCGGAGACCAAGGAACTCACCGCCCGCACCAGCGAGACCCCGGCCGACCGCGAGACCCGTCTCGCCTCGCTCGCGAAGGACGGCTACAACCCGGTCCTCGCCGTGGGCTTCCTCTACAAGAGCGCGGTCGACAAGATCGCCAAGGATTACCCGGACACCACGTTCGGCCTGGTCGACTCCGTCTCGGACGCGAAGAACGTCGACAGCATCGTCTTCACCGAGGAGCAGGGCTCGTACCTCGCCGGTGTGGCCGCCGCGCTGAAGTCCAAGGACGGCAAGATCGGCTTCATCGGAGGCGTCGACCTCCCGCTGATCAAGAAGTTCGCCGCCGGCTTCGAGCAGGGCGTCCTGGAGACGAACCCGAAGGCGACCGTCCAGATCCAGTACCTCTCCACTGGTACGGACACCTCCGGCTTCACCAGCCCGGACAAGGGCAAGGCCGCCGCGCAGGGCATGCTCGACAAGAACATCGACGTCATCTACACGGCGGCGGGCGGCTCCGGCGCGGGCGCCATCGCGGCCGTCGCCGCCAAGCCCGGCACCTGGGGCATCGGCGTCGACTCGGACCAGGCCAAGGACCCGGCGCTCTCCAAGTACGCGGCCTCGATCCTGACCTCGGTCGTGAAGAACGTCGACACGGGCGTCTTCGAGCTGGCCAAGTCGGTCAAGGACGGCAAGCCCCTGACCGGCGTCCACACCTACTCGCTCGCCGAGAACGGTGTCAGCCTCACCACCACCGGTGACCACCTCAAGGACATCCAGCCCAAGCTGGACGAGGCGAAGAAGAAGATCATCGACGGCCAGATCAAGGTCAAGACCACGACCTGA
- a CDS encoding ABC transporter permease, producing MTVTATSTPPPTAPKVSGGKGGRTRLSFPVILLIIAGGLLALSAVRAITGAQDITSAGQISAALAMAVPIGMAGLGGLWAERAGVVNIGLEGMMILGTFFGAWAGWQTDPWIGVLAGVLGGMAGGLLHAIATVTFGVDHIISGIAINILAVGFTTYFAKLWFNTEEASAKGGSPKQSPPSEDITTVTVPGVSDWLGDIEKHHWFFISDIAGVLRGLVTNLSLLTIVAVLLFVLTFLVLWKTSFGLRLRSCGENPIAAESLGVNVYKYKYIAVIISGGMAGLGGAFLALVTSNIYNEGQTGGRGYIGLAAMIFGNWRPGGLAMGAGLFGFADALQLRNGGQSVHALLLLLVVVLAGLALWKLYRKSYLTAAISGVLSLGVLVWYLGTDTVPNEFVTATPYVVTLLVLSLSAQRLRMPKADGMRYRKGQGK from the coding sequence GTGACCGTCACGGCGACTTCCACCCCGCCGCCCACGGCACCCAAGGTGAGTGGCGGCAAGGGAGGGCGTACCCGCCTCTCCTTCCCGGTCATCCTGCTGATCATCGCTGGCGGGCTGCTCGCCCTGTCCGCGGTGCGCGCCATCACCGGCGCACAGGACATCACCTCGGCCGGCCAGATCAGCGCCGCCCTGGCCATGGCCGTGCCCATCGGCATGGCCGGTCTCGGCGGTCTGTGGGCCGAGCGCGCGGGCGTGGTCAACATCGGCCTTGAGGGCATGATGATCCTCGGCACCTTCTTCGGTGCCTGGGCAGGCTGGCAGACCGATCCCTGGATCGGTGTCCTGGCCGGTGTGCTCGGCGGCATGGCCGGCGGTCTGCTGCACGCGATCGCCACCGTCACCTTCGGCGTCGACCACATCATCTCCGGCATCGCCATCAACATCCTGGCCGTCGGGTTCACCACCTACTTCGCCAAGCTGTGGTTCAACACCGAGGAGGCTTCGGCGAAGGGCGGCAGCCCCAAACAGTCGCCGCCGTCCGAGGACATCACCACCGTCACCGTGCCCGGGGTCTCGGACTGGCTCGGTGACATCGAGAAGCACCACTGGTTCTTCATCTCGGACATCGCCGGTGTACTGCGCGGTCTGGTCACCAATCTGTCGCTGCTGACGATCGTCGCCGTGCTGCTGTTCGTCCTGACGTTCCTCGTGCTGTGGAAGACGTCGTTCGGTCTGCGCCTGCGCTCCTGCGGTGAGAACCCGATCGCCGCCGAATCGCTCGGCGTGAACGTCTACAAGTACAAGTACATCGCGGTGATCATCTCCGGCGGCATGGCCGGTCTCGGCGGCGCGTTCCTCGCGCTGGTCACCTCGAACATCTACAACGAGGGCCAGACCGGAGGCCGCGGCTACATCGGTCTCGCCGCGATGATCTTCGGCAACTGGCGGCCGGGTGGACTGGCGATGGGTGCCGGGCTGTTCGGCTTCGCCGATGCGCTGCAACTGCGCAACGGCGGCCAGTCCGTACACGCCCTGCTGCTGCTCCTCGTCGTGGTCCTCGCCGGGCTCGCGCTGTGGAAGCTCTACCGCAAGAGCTATCTGACGGCCGCGATCAGCGGTGTCCTCTCCCTCGGCGTACTGGTCTGGTACCTGGGCACGGACACCGTTCCGAACGAGTTCGTCACCGCCACCCCGTACGTCGTGACCCTCCTGGTGCTCTCCCTGTCCGCGCAACGGCTGCGCATGCCCAAGGCGGACGGCATGCGCTACCGCAAGGGCCAGGGCAAATGA
- a CDS encoding cytidine deaminase, with the protein MTAAAVDWAALREHARKAMTRAYAPYSGFPVGVAALVDDGRTITGCNVENASYGLSLCAECGLVSELQATGGGRLTHFTCVDGQGESLVPCGRCRQLLYEFGGSELLLDTPQGIVPLAEILPQPFGPQHLPA; encoded by the coding sequence ATGACGGCCGCGGCGGTCGACTGGGCGGCCCTGCGGGAGCATGCGCGTAAGGCCATGACGCGTGCGTACGCCCCCTACTCGGGCTTTCCGGTCGGGGTCGCCGCCCTGGTGGACGACGGTCGGACGATCACCGGTTGCAATGTGGAGAACGCCTCGTACGGACTCTCCCTGTGCGCGGAATGCGGTCTGGTCTCCGAGCTCCAGGCCACAGGAGGCGGCCGGCTGACCCACTTCACCTGCGTGGACGGCCAGGGCGAGAGCCTGGTGCCGTGCGGCCGGTGCCGTCAGCTCCTCTATGAGTTCGGCGGTTCGGAACTGCTCCTGGACACCCCCCAGGGGATCGTCCCGCTCGCGGAGATACTGCCGCAGCCCTTCGGCCCACAGCACCTTCCGGCGTAA
- a CDS encoding ABC transporter ATP-binding protein, with translation MNASSSSHAVELRGITKRFPGVVANHDIDITVRRGTVHALIGENGAGKSTLMKILYGMQKPDEGTIEVDGEQVTFSNPGDAIARGIGMVHQHFMLADYLTVLENVVLGSEKLYGIGDKARAKIREISDAYGLNVRPDVYVEDLGVADRQRVEILKVLYRGARTLILDEPTAVLVPQEVDALFDNLRELKAEGLTVIFISHKLGEVLSVADEITVIRRGTTVGTADPANTTTKQLAELMVGSELPSPETRESTVTDVPMLQVRDLRLTATDPDGVVRSLLDGIDFTIHKGEVLGIAGVEGNGQSELVEAIMGMRTLNGGSLHLDSADISHRPTRKRREDGMAVIPEDRHRHGLLLEAPLWENRILGHVTEKPNSKGVFLDPKAARADTERIVREYDVRTPGIEVTAASLSGGNQQKLIVGREMSHAPKLLIAAHPTRGVDVGAQAQIWDQIRAARREGLAVLLISADLDELIGLSDTLRVMYRGRLVADADPATITPEELGSAMTGAATGHLEVPADEPSADEPSADTGTDTDTSTDASAPSGSASPERTADSADTADTADATDTADTRAPRPDSGTDGNTDGGEDR, from the coding sequence ATCAACGCGTCCAGCAGTTCCCATGCCGTAGAGCTCCGCGGCATCACCAAACGATTCCCCGGCGTCGTGGCCAACCACGACATCGACATCACCGTGCGCCGCGGCACCGTCCACGCCCTCATCGGCGAGAACGGCGCGGGCAAGTCCACCCTGATGAAGATCCTCTACGGCATGCAGAAGCCGGACGAGGGAACCATTGAGGTCGACGGCGAACAGGTCACGTTCTCCAACCCCGGCGACGCCATCGCCCGAGGCATCGGCATGGTGCACCAGCACTTCATGCTCGCCGACTACCTCACCGTCCTGGAGAACGTCGTCCTCGGCTCGGAGAAGCTGTACGGGATCGGCGACAAGGCCCGCGCCAAGATCAGGGAGATCTCCGACGCGTACGGTCTGAACGTCCGCCCCGACGTCTATGTCGAGGACCTCGGAGTCGCCGACCGTCAGCGCGTGGAGATCCTCAAGGTCCTCTACCGCGGTGCCCGCACCCTCATCCTCGACGAGCCGACCGCGGTCCTCGTGCCGCAGGAGGTCGACGCACTCTTCGACAACCTGCGCGAACTCAAGGCCGAGGGTCTGACCGTCATCTTCATCTCGCACAAGCTCGGCGAGGTGCTGTCGGTCGCCGACGAGATCACGGTCATTCGACGCGGCACCACGGTCGGTACCGCCGACCCGGCCAACACCACCACCAAGCAGCTCGCCGAGCTGATGGTGGGCAGCGAACTGCCCTCGCCCGAGACCCGTGAGTCCACCGTCACCGATGTGCCGATGCTCCAGGTCCGAGACCTCCGGCTGACGGCCACCGACCCCGACGGCGTCGTGCGCTCCCTGCTCGACGGCATCGACTTCACCATCCACAAGGGCGAGGTCCTGGGCATCGCCGGAGTGGAGGGCAACGGTCAGTCCGAGCTGGTCGAGGCCATCATGGGCATGCGGACGTTGAACGGAGGCTCACTCCACCTGGACTCCGCGGACATCTCGCACCGTCCCACCCGCAAGCGGCGTGAGGACGGCATGGCGGTCATCCCCGAGGACCGCCACCGACACGGCCTGCTGCTCGAAGCGCCGCTGTGGGAGAACCGCATCCTTGGTCACGTCACCGAGAAGCCCAACAGCAAGGGCGTCTTCCTCGACCCCAAGGCCGCCCGCGCCGACACCGAGCGGATCGTGCGCGAGTACGACGTTCGCACCCCCGGCATCGAGGTCACCGCGGCGTCCCTGTCCGGTGGCAATCAGCAGAAGCTGATCGTCGGCCGGGAGATGAGCCACGCACCGAAGCTGCTGATCGCCGCGCACCCCACCCGCGGTGTGGACGTCGGCGCACAGGCGCAGATCTGGGACCAGATCCGGGCCGCCCGCCGGGAGGGCCTGGCCGTGCTGCTGATCTCCGCCGACCTGGACGAGCTGATCGGGCTCTCCGACACCCTGCGCGTGATGTACCGGGGCCGGTTGGTCGCCGACGCCGACCCGGCCACCATCACCCCGGAGGAACTCGGCTCGGCGATGACGGGTGCGGCCACCGGCCATCTCGAAGTCCCCGCAGACGAGCCTTCCGCCGACGAGCCTTCTGCCGACACAGGCACAGACACAGACACGTCCACCGACGCTTCCGCGCCATCCGGCAGTGCCTCCCCCGAGCGCACCGCCGACTCTGCGGACACTGCGGACACTGCGGACGCTACAGACACTGCCGACACTCGCGCTCCCCGCCCCGACAGCGGCACAGACGGCAACACCGACGGGGGAGAGGACCGATGA
- a CDS encoding amidohydrolase, with product MSRESAADLPGSGALPGILSPELRAELIAFRRDLHMHPELGNQEFRTTAALKARLESAGLEPRVLSIGTGLMCDIGVSDGSRPLFALRADIDALPIPDTKTGVPYRSTVPDRAHACGHDVHTAVVLGAGLVLAELDRRGLLPQPVRLIFQPAEEVLPGGAPDAIESGVMDGVGKIICLHCDPKVDTGVIGLRPGPITSACDRLEVTLDGPGGHTARPHLTTDLVTAAAKVATEVPAVLSRRVDARSGLAVTWGRIEAGHACNVIPQHAELSGTVRCLDLPGWRAAPDLVHAAIDEIATLHGAKSQINYIRGVPPVVNDPDVTELLRAAQTARRGLHAVEDTEQSLGGEDFSWYLEHVPGAMARLGVRTPGDTTKRDLHRGDFDADEDAIQVGVELFTAAVLLDAELLDSVRPEALHA from the coding sequence ATGTCCCGTGAGTCCGCAGCAGACCTGCCCGGGAGCGGCGCACTGCCCGGCATCCTGTCCCCGGAACTCCGTGCTGAGCTGATCGCCTTCCGTCGGGATCTCCATATGCACCCCGAACTGGGCAACCAGGAGTTCCGCACCACCGCGGCGCTCAAGGCCCGACTGGAGAGCGCCGGACTGGAACCGCGCGTCCTGTCCATCGGCACCGGACTCATGTGTGACATCGGCGTCTCGGACGGCTCACGCCCCCTCTTCGCCCTCCGCGCGGACATCGACGCGCTGCCCATCCCGGACACCAAGACCGGCGTTCCGTACCGCTCCACCGTTCCCGACCGGGCCCACGCCTGCGGACACGACGTCCACACCGCCGTGGTGCTCGGCGCCGGGCTCGTACTCGCGGAGCTGGATCGCCGAGGGCTCCTGCCGCAACCGGTGCGACTGATCTTCCAGCCCGCCGAAGAGGTACTGCCCGGTGGCGCCCCCGACGCCATCGAATCAGGTGTCATGGACGGCGTCGGCAAGATCATCTGCCTGCACTGCGACCCCAAGGTCGACACCGGTGTCATCGGGCTGCGCCCCGGACCCATCACCTCGGCCTGCGACCGGCTCGAAGTCACCCTCGACGGCCCCGGTGGACACACCGCCCGACCCCACCTCACTACGGATCTGGTGACGGCGGCGGCCAAGGTCGCCACCGAAGTCCCTGCGGTGCTCTCCCGCCGGGTGGACGCACGCTCCGGGCTCGCCGTCACCTGGGGCCGCATCGAGGCGGGCCACGCCTGCAACGTCATCCCCCAGCACGCCGAACTCTCCGGCACCGTTCGCTGCCTCGACCTCCCGGGGTGGCGGGCCGCCCCCGACCTCGTCCACGCGGCCATCGACGAGATCGCGACCCTGCACGGCGCCAAGTCGCAGATCAACTACATCCGCGGGGTTCCGCCCGTGGTCAACGACCCGGACGTCACCGAGCTCCTCCGGGCGGCCCAGACCGCCCGCCGCGGGCTGCACGCCGTCGAGGACACCGAGCAGAGCCTGGGGGGCGAGGACTTCTCCTGGTACCTGGAGCACGTGCCGGGTGCGATGGCCAGGCTCGGAGTGCGCACCCCAGGCGACACCACCAAGCGGGACCTCCACCGCGGTGATTTCGACGCCGACGAGGACGCCATCCAGGTCGGTGTGGAGCTCTTCACCGCGGCCGTGCTCCTCGACGCGGAACTACTCGACTCTGTACGACCTGAGGCCCTGCACGCCTGA